DNA from Acanthochromis polyacanthus isolate Apoly-LR-REF ecotype Palm Island chromosome 7, KAUST_Apoly_ChrSc, whole genome shotgun sequence:
AAGTTTCCAGTAGGAATTATATTTCACTAAATATTTAGGAAATTAAAGAAGTATATTTCAGCTGTTAAAACCCACATCTGCATCAGGATGTATATCAGACATGTCAGGTATCAAGTCTATCATGTTTTATTACTAGCAGGGTTTCAATCAAATACTGCACTTAAATACAAGTTTGAGGTATTTGTAGTTCACACGAGTATTTCTATTGTCTATGGCGCAACTGGCACAGTTCAGCGAGCCAAAATATTGTCATTGTACTTCACCTCATCTAATAGCTTTGGTTTGCAGATTctgattaataaaatataacagaCAAATAAATCATGATGTATTTTTACAGGTTTCACCCTCTTAGCAGTGGATAAACTAATTAAAGTTAGTTCCACTATTGATGAAATGCCAACTCTGCATAATGAGTACTTTTACTTTCAGTACTGTAAGTCTATTTTGATGCCAATTCCAGtactttttaccattttttgctGTGAGTCAAAGATAAGTTCAATATCTGACTTCATCCTTCACTAATGAACTTGCAGAAAACACTGATAGTTCTGTCATTCACACCGATGTTCAGTCTGCTTGTGTGCTTCTCCACTGACTGCCAGGAAAAAGATGCTGTGTGCAGCACAGAGGAAGAATGGCTGCAGGAGATAAACATGAATCAGCAGAAAGCGTccctgcagcagctctgtgacATGTGGAAATGACAGAACATGTTTTCCTGTGAACCCTAATCTTCAGAAAAACGAGGTTGAGGCGGTGAAGCCAGACTGACGAGAAACAAGAGTTTATTTGTCACACCTTTGTAAATGGGACACCGGCTGAGCTCACAGCCTTCAGGCAAAAATATGTACAGatcatcagcatcagcagccGACACaccctcacacaaacacactctcaaATAATCTTAACAAACATGTAGGTTACACAACTTCAATGGCAAAACTCACTTCCAAGGAGAGAAGtcaaaaacagaacacagaCACAGTATTTGCTCGTCATTACTGAGCTAATTTTAACGAAGGATACTGTAGGTAAGTGATGCATTCGATACAAGCACAGGGCAACGGCtacaaagcagtaaaaataggCCCACAGCCTTTAGCGGATATGAGTAATGGCAGCATGCTTGCACATGCACCCTGCACTGCTCAAACCTCTCATTATGTCAGAGACTCTCCCATCACAGTAAGCCACTGGCAATAAGTGCATTGTCAGCTCAGCCAACAGATTAAAAAACGCTGGGAGATGATATTCTGTTGCTCTGTATGTGAAAAATGCTAAATGGGGCTATTTATGAGCGaataaacacaagcaaaactCAGATTCTAATAAAAGAAAAGTCACTGTGCCACCTTTTAAAGGACAAAACTGAGTTTTATGGACGGATACCAGGAGATATCAAATGAAATTCCATGAaatacaaacactcacacacccaaacacacatAATAGAAAACAATATCCATGTTCAAATCTAAATATCACCAACAACCTACAATTTCTTTACAAAAACATCTTGCAGCACACACCCTGACATTATATCCAAAAAGTTTAGCATTGCATTTATAAATTAGATACACGGAGTAGTTATTTAAATTACGCATTTATATCATATATGTTAAGACAACAGCGAAAGGGCTCAAAATGGGCAAACGGATAatttcagagagaaaaaaaaccctccaagCAGATGAATTATACAAAAAGCACCAAACTGAAGAGAAATGTACAGCCAGGGTTGCCACTAACACTTGATATCCACGGTCAAAGTCTGAAGGTCTCGCTGTCGTTCGCGgggagaaacagcaggtggcgcCGCGGTGCAGCCTGACTCTGCGAGATGTCACTGGTCTTTCTCGTGCATCTGCTGCTGCATCTTGTTTAGCATCTCCTGCATCCTCTTCAGCTGCAGGCAGAGAAGAGAGACGGGTTAATCTGTCCACATGGATGAATCCTACACGGCTAATGTGGCTTGCAGAGAGTCAACAGCGTTTCAGCATTAAGTCACAGATGGAAGATTCACATCGCATGTTAAAAGCAGACTTTGAAGCTCATACTAGTTCATGTTTAACCttaaaatacatattaaaaCAGGTGTGAATTTAGATGTATGACAGAGACTTTGGTACAAATATTATGAGGATGACCGATCGTTTAGAATTCCTGGAACTGAACACATGAACTCATTCAGCATATTATTGATGTAAAATTAGATTTAGTTGCAAATTGTACATATTAAAGGACTCCAAAGATGCAGTCGAATCATCATATTGGAGTCACAATGATATCATAACAGAGAGACATATGACAGGAGGCGGAAGTGTCTACATATGAACAAACATAACAATAATGTTTGTCGCTGCGAAAAATATATATCGAATATGAATTAAATTTTTGATATATATCAATGAAAAATAGACACCTGCATTTGATTTACAGGCTGTCTGAACAGCATATGGACTGTACAAATACATGTACAAGACCAGTGTATTATATGTATATTGTAAAATAATTCTGAGgaacacaaacatttttaaaccattAAACATAAATTTTACAATAGATAATAAAATTTTACGTTTCTGCTATGCCACACTTTATATTGTTAGCAAAAGTTTATAATCATATTTACTTATATGCACATGTGTGTATTTTAGTACCAAAAAgaatttttctctctctttttttggaaatattttctttttatgcaatgttttctattttgtgACTTATTTATTTGGATAGAAATCATATCATATCATGATTTACTGTATCATATTCAACCGTATTGTACTGAACTGGGATGTATCGTATCACATCCGATCATACTGTGTTGTATTATACCTTATCGTATTGTGACGCATCATATCATGTTTAGTCGTATCATATTGTAATGAAATTCATCGTAACAAATCATATTGACATCACATCAAACCGTAACATATCACAACAAATCATACCATGATGACTGTATCAAATCAAATCTTATTATACTGTATTGTGACGTTTTGTATTACATAATGTCCAACCATATTGCACTGCATCATATCTTATCATACTGTGATGTGTTATATCATATCAAATCGTACTGTATTACGACAAATTGCATCAGACGTAAATGCATCATATTATATTGTGACGTATTGTATCATGTTCATTAGTACTGCACTGTATCGTAACTCATTGTATCATTATTTATCATGTTGAATCATATCGTACTGTACCGTGACCTTTTGTATCGTATCAAATCGTATCACAATGTGACCTATAATTTGGTACTGCATAGTATCGTATcatacactactattcaaaagtttgctgtcacccagacaatttcatgttttccatgaaaactcacacttttatccatgtgctaacataactgcacaagggttttctaatcatcaagtagcctttcaacaccatcagctaacacaatgtagcattagaacacaggagtgatggttgctggaaatgttcctctgtacccctatggagatattccattaaaaatcagccaatcccagctagaatagtcatttaccacattaacaatgtctagactgtatttctgattgatttaatgttatcttcattgaaaaaaaaatgcttttccttcaaaaataaggacatttctaagtgaccccaaacctttgaacagtagtgtgcatCATATCATACTGTATCATATGGCATTGTAATTGCAGCATGTCCAGTGCTCATTGCGCCGTATTGTCATGTATTGTATCTTATCATATCATATTGCACCTGTGACTGATTCTTATCACATTAAACATTGTTTTGTCAGAGAAGAGGCCTGTGATTCATACAAGCCACATTTATAATAAATAGTCAAACAGAAACCCAAACACTGACTGCTGAGTGAAACAAAAGCTGCTTCGTACCTCCTCATCTTTCATTTTGATTAGTTTCTCAGTGTCCACGTCTGGAGTGGACAGCGGCAGGATGGGGATGGGGCTCTCCATACGGTTGTCCTGAGCCAGTTTActgagagaagaagaagggaaGTAAGATAACAGCTAAGGCAGGCAAAATCTGCACTGAAATCTGTGAACATCAGCTGAAATCCAAGATGTTTACAAAACAGCCACATTCTCAcgcctttttgcttttttcccacacATACCTGGTCATCTCCTGTATGCACTGCGCTCTGTAGTTTTCGTAGTGGACGTCACAGGTTACATCTTTGAGGTCGTGCATGTGCGAACGGATCAGCATGTTCCTCAGTTTCACAAAGTCACAGTGCGACTGGTTTTCCACTGAGCAAAGAAACAAGTGACATTAACTCCTGAACCGAGTCACGACATTCAAACAGAGTTTAATGAGTAATGACAGCTGAATAAGAGAGATATAACATGAACAAACCTTCAACGATCCCCCAGGGGTACAGCCTTCCTCTCACCCTCTGCCCTCGGGCCTCCACCACTGTATTACTGCCAATCACAGCGAACGGGGTGCACTCCTGCACAGAGAAACACGAGGACGGGTTGTTATTGTATCTGCCTGGAGAAAGCTGCTGAACATGCTGGTACACATTCGCTCAGTTGTACTCGATCACAATAGGCCACTGAGCAGCTCAACCCAAGTGTGACTGTAATTGTTGAGGCAGGTAAAAgacagtttgttgtttgttttgcttttcacagCTGATCAGTGGATTCAAGCCCATATTTATtgcctctgagctgcagctacACTTCAATTTAAGAGCATAATAGAGGTTTTTAGAGGAAGGTCTTTGCCCTCATGGTAAAAAATGGTGAATTGAGTTTCTGTACTCGAGTTTTATGACATCTGTCTCTGAGATTTATGCGGCCACCTCAGTACAATGAAGGCATTTGTCAGATCGACTTCTGCTACAatcacaaacttttgaacttctCCCTCAGTGTCTCTTTTTATATTCCTCACAAAACAACTTCTGCCACTTTCCATTCTGGAGCAGAGGCTTTTCCGATATGTGTTCCGTTGTCCTCATTAGAGCAATCCATCACACCGAGAcaaggaaaacatgcaaaagaaaacagagctcTTGGAGAACACTCTTGACTTTCGATCCCTTCCATTGAGGCCATTGCGAAATGTTGTAACACggtttatttaaaacaaacacacaaagtacTTCCTACCAAAGAAAAAGTCCCTCTGAATGTGACTCACTGGAAAGTCTGCGGATCATCCAGAGGAACTGGGACATCTCGGGTGAGACGCGATCCAGCTGAGCATTTCAAACAGAACTCCATTCACTGCCATAGTACTGGGACGGAGGAATGAGATTAAGAGGCAGATATCTAAAATTCTTGCCACCAAAAAAGTGGAACTACCTCCATGTTCtctcacaaaacaaaacatactaCTTTTATAAGCTATACTTATATTGCACTATATATTTCATGATGCTTAATAATGTTATAATACAAAGCGCTAATAGTTTGTGTGATGACAATCAACTTTAGGAAGGCAACGATACTGAGTtgaaagctctggaaaaaaGGCAGTGAGTGGCCCATGGGTGAAGATTATTTTAAAACTAGCTTTGGTGCTCATGTTTTTTACCCTTGAGCCAATCGCATCAGCCTTTATTTAAAGGTTCAGTCTGCGATTTTTCAGAGAGATTGTTGCTATTTAGATTAATTTAGCTTAGATTCAACTTTATAATTGCAGAATACAAGTTAGTTCGCATCTAACTAGAAGtgcaaaagcagcagtaaagtgTATTATAGAGAATATGGATATACACAGTATGAAAAGAATGGTATGAATGCACTAAGTACATAAAAAGAACAGCTGTAAATATTAATATAGGTAGCAGTAAATAGTGATATGAACAGTATAAACAATATGAGCTAGTGTAGCTAGCTTGTATATGGAGATAGTTAACATGTACCTCATTTATCATCTCTCTCACCCCCACTGCCCCTCTTTCCCTGCCATCTTCCCTTCCTTGTCCTCAGCACGAGCACAAATGTGCATGAGCATGACTGTGCACAACAATCACTGGAATAGTGTTGTGTGAATCTGTCCAAGCCACTTTGGTGGCTTCCAGTTTCGAGAACCAGGACTTTGTACAAAACAATGGATTTTTTGGAGCTCATACAGAACTGACCACAAGAAAACATTCTCTgtttagacaaaaaaagaagtgttGAGTGTAATCCCTGACTCTACCCTTAATCTAAATTTATATATCAACAATTCTAATTGGCACCATTATGGGTAAATGAGGCTGGTTGCATGTACTGTACAATgagaagtttgtttgtttggtatTTTGTTGCTATGCATCTAACTAATGTGAAATGACCTCCACTTGTGTCCATATCTTCAGTTCTATCCACTAACAGAGTCAGTAAATTGTCCTCACTGGTATCTGTCTCACCTTCAGCTCTTTGTCAAGCTGTTTAAACTCTTCATCCTCGTCGGAGTCACATTCAGGGAACTGGTACACTTTGATCCCAAACTTGTCTATTTCCTCTCGTATCTAGAAACACATACATGCAAAGAAAACTCAGAGTCCAGACAACAGCTTGTGGAGCAAACATTTTACATTCACAGTGGAGCTGCAGATCTTTAACTCACTCTGTCTTTCAGCTTTTTTATCTCGTTGGGCGTGAGGCAGTCGGCTTTCGCGATGAGTGGAATTATGTTCACTTTCTCATGCAGAGCCTTCATGAACTCAACATCTACCGGACGAAGCCTGTAGAGAGAGGAACAGAGTGAGTAGGAGACTGAAGCGATGACAGCCCTGAAAATCTTATTTGATCTGGTCacttgttattgtgtgtgtgtgcgttattACCCATGTCCAAATGGAGGGATGAAGTAAAGGCAGCAGTGGACTCTGTTGTCCTGGATGTTCTTTCTGTTCAGGCCGCTCTCATCCCTGAAGTACTGCTCGAACTGCTGATCTATGTAGTCTGTGATCGGCTTCCAGCTAcgacacatacaaacacagaaatagcCACAACACAGACTACATTAGCAGCTCCTCCGAGTTACTGTGAATCAGGCACACTTATGATCAGAAACATTCGCAGCTCACCATTCGTTGTTGTTGACGGCGTCTCCGAACCCCGGCGTGTCGACGATGGTTAGTTTGAGCTTCACTCCTTTCTCCTCGATGTCTACAGTGTGTTTGATGATCTCCACGGTTTGATTAATGCGCTCTGAGAAGCAATAACATAAAGAAAATGAAGGACAGAGACTGGCTGATGAGGAAAATGGGTTTAATGAACATCTCAGCAAAATAAATCATAGTTTAGATTTCCTTTAATAATAACGTCGCAAATTCAGGTCATTCTCTCATCTCAATTTTATGCACACATTAACTATCTTACACCTtgaattttaagattttatttgtACCAGTTACTGAAAAGCTCTTATAGTGTGCAGCACAACACATTCCCACTTCACTgaacaaaggcacaaaaaaaactaaacacaaaaattcatcttgcaatcagaaaaaaagctaTCATGAGAAACTGGAGTTGATCTGATCCAGTTGCAAAACACCAACGGCTTGATGTTGTTCAGTAGAAAAAATTGACCTATTTTTACATGGAAAATATCCACAAGAGAACTTGGAAAAAGTGAATAATTTATATGAAAAAATATGATGTGTTGTTATTTATGAAcatctaatttaaaaaatgtgccgCATAAAGACGACCGTGGAGTGAATTCATTGGCCAATCACCATTTAAAGTTTAACAAAACTGTGTAACAAACATCCAATAAGCAGTGCATCATTATGACTGATATAGAGAAATAATAAATAGCATGAAGACTCACCCTCAGCATTCAGTAACTTCCTGTCTTTGTAGAGGTCTGTGAGGAAGAGGCTGTTGACCAGAGTGGATTTTCCCATTCCAGACTCTCCTGCAGCAGAGTCACACATGGATGTCTTATAATGTGTACATTTAGTGCTATGAactaaatacaaacaaacacagtagTACTGCAATAAATACCTCCTTTATGATGGTTATGTTCATTGTTTTTTACCTTGAGAGAGATGCTGATGTaactttgcagtcattttaaacaacagaTCTTGAATTTTGTTGTTGCTAATATATTTTTCAACCCCATTTAtatcaatgaaagcaaaaaataaataacacaaacatttctttaaagtgACCAAATGGTTCATCAACACGTCTCTAAAACACGTGCAACCCAAACTGAACCCTATAACTTTCACTAGGGCAGGATTTATTGCAGGTCTACATCAGTTTCAGCTCAGGGCGTCCAATAAAGTGACATCTGAGGGTGAGTTAGTGGAGATTTCTATCATGTTTGCATCTTCAGCTGGAAACTGACCTGCGACCATCAGTGTGAAATCGAAGCCTTTCTTCACAGACTTCCTGTGGACCTGGTTGGGGA
Protein-coding regions in this window:
- the septin5a gene encoding septin 5a isoform X2, coding for MTSNIRYKSRIPVKTEDSTEEKQYVGFATLPNQVHRKSVKKGFDFTLMVAGESGMGKSTLVNSLFLTDLYKDRKLLNAEERINQTVEIIKHTVDIEEKGVKLKLTIVDTPGFGDAVNNNECWKPITDYIDQQFEQYFRDESGLNRKNIQDNRVHCCLYFIPPFGHGLRPVDVEFMKALHEKVNIIPLIAKADCLTPNEIKKLKDRIREEIDKFGIKVYQFPECDSDEDEEFKQLDKELKECTPFAVIGSNTVVEARGQRVRGRLYPWGIVEVENQSHCDFVKLRNMLIRSHMHDLKDVTCDVHYENYRAQCIQEMTSKLAQDNRMESPIPILPLSTPDVDTEKLIKMKDEELKRMQEMLNKMQQQMHEKDQ
- the septin5a gene encoding septin 5a isoform X1, producing MDAIMLQEKLVERLLCPRVRTARQKEKQYVGFATLPNQVHRKSVKKGFDFTLMVAGESGMGKSTLVNSLFLTDLYKDRKLLNAEERINQTVEIIKHTVDIEEKGVKLKLTIVDTPGFGDAVNNNECWKPITDYIDQQFEQYFRDESGLNRKNIQDNRVHCCLYFIPPFGHGLRPVDVEFMKALHEKVNIIPLIAKADCLTPNEIKKLKDRIREEIDKFGIKVYQFPECDSDEDEEFKQLDKELKECTPFAVIGSNTVVEARGQRVRGRLYPWGIVEVENQSHCDFVKLRNMLIRSHMHDLKDVTCDVHYENYRAQCIQEMTSKLAQDNRMESPIPILPLSTPDVDTEKLIKMKDEELKRMQEMLNKMQQQMHEKDQ